A single Anopheles arabiensis isolate DONGOLA chromosome 2, AaraD3, whole genome shotgun sequence DNA region contains:
- the LOC120895884 gene encoding putative ribosome-binding factor A, mitochondrial gives MLKIASSRLFSSSAQLCASSTKAAKVLNKLMNGSKTKKKRYYDETNDQGPKLLPTKSLASTKRQGKESNRRVAVLNKLFMKNITDLMATGSFASDLYGYGIQISRVRVAPDFREASIYWFSTNLNRDVKIDGILKPLCSRIRHELSQLRLMGEVPQLTFVQDKRYYVEGLLNSLLKEADYGEEDVDGEQDVLLPKPEDQRLCEPEMRHDILGLDHAQIMSRVRQSVDKTNKAWKAHQEAQKKRDEAAAAVQQRANSEQLGKTE, from the exons ATG CTTAAGATTGCGTCGTCCCGTTTGTTCTCATCGAGCGCTCAGCTTTGCGCCTCCTCGACAAAGGCTGCCAAAGTTCTGAACAAGCTTATGaatggcagcaaaacaaagaaaaagcgTTACTACGATGAAACCAACGACCAGGGACCGAAGTTGCTGCCGACCAAATCGCTGGCCAGCACCAAACGGCAGGGAAAGGAATCGAACCGTCGCGTGGCGGTGCTGAACAAGCTGTTCATGAAAAATATCACCGACCTGATGGCAACGGGCTCCTTCGCCAGCGATCTGTACGGCTACGGTATACAGATTTCGCGTGTCCGCGTGGCGCCCGATTTCCGCGAAGCCAGCATCTACTGGTTTTCGACCAATCTCAACAGGGATGTAAAAATTGACGGCATCCTTAAGCCGCTCTGTTCGCGCATTCGTCATGAATTGTCGCAGCTTCGGCTGATGGGAGAAGTTCCGCAGCTTACGTTCGTACAGGATAAGCGATACTACGTGGAAGGTTTGTTGAACAGTTTGCTGAAGGAGGCAGATTACGGCGAGGAGGACGTAGATGGTGAGCAGGACGTTTTGCTGCCGAAGCCGGAAGATCAACGTTTGTGTGAGCCCGAGATGAGACACGATATACTTGGGCTTGACCATGCTCAAATCATGTCGCGTGTTCGCCAGTCCGTTGACAAAACGAACAAAGCGTGGAAAGCGCACCAGGAAGCGCAGAAGAAGCGGGACgaagccgctgctgccgtacaGCAGAGGGCGAATTCCGAGCAACTTGGAAAGACCGAATGA
- the LOC120895886 gene encoding 60S acidic ribosomal protein P2 — protein sequence MRYVAAYLLAVLGGNAAPSNSDIEKILSSVGIEADSTRVTKVVNELKGKSIEELIASGREKLSSMPAGGGAAAAAPAAAGGGGGAAPAAEKKEEKKEESESEDDDMGFGLFE from the exons ATGCGTTACGTAGCTGCATACCTGCTGGCTGTCCTGGGTGGCAACGCCGCACCATCCAACTCGGACATCGAGAAGATCCTCAGCTCGGTCGGTATTGAGGCCGATTCGACCCGCGTCACCAAGGTGGTGAACGAGCTGAAGGGCAAATCGATCGAGGAACTGATCGCTTCCGGACGCGAGAAGCTGTCCTCGATGCCGGCTGGTGGCggcgctgccgctgctgcccctgctgctgccggtggcggcggtggtgctgctcCGGCTGCCGAGAAGAAGG aggagaagaaggaagagtCGGAATCCGAAGACGACGACATGGGCTTCGGTCTTTTCGAGTAA
- the LOC120897876 gene encoding N-chimaerin: MLCVYVVIYKLDEWARPRGQHSGSQSSTMSKDALLAVPNVWKPELYKIQLDAPTPKPVLCERDDIMGPTRYGKEYHGTMDHKECEQMLKDKPDGSYLVRRSPGADNYYTLSLRFGQATKHFKIFYCPEKGHYLRENFKKFETVEEMVADGLVDFYMRLHAAPILKEMMSQTKKCYEQSPYMTLHRRKLRSLCKPTKLPMVQDSLESADTEIADDRDGGAKGADQEQFEKSDTHDNAYPEYEKQHAFKTHTFKGLNWCEFCANFLWGFTSQGVKCDDCGFMAHFKCSELVPAKCVPDLKRLRGIFGVDLTTLVTAHKCRIPFIVKKCVEEVENHGMLQEGIYRISGFADEIEALKMALDKDGEKADVSAQMYSNINVIAGVLKLYLRLLPVPLITFQSFPLFMESMREKSIGEQVIALRNAVKALPPAHLHCLKYILEHLNRIASHHTINKMNEHNLATVFAPTLIATPQHMTDLSQEISMLAALISHCHAIFL; encoded by the exons ATGCTTTGTGTTTATGTTGTTATTTACAAATTAGACGAATGGGCACGGCCTAGAGGACAACATTCCGGGTCACAGTCGTCGACGATGTCTAAAGATGCACTTTTAGCCGTCCCAAATGTGTGGAAGCCCGAGC TGTATAAAATACAGCTTGACGCTCCCACCCCAAAACCAGTGCTATGCGAGCGGGACGACATCATGGGACCCACCCGGTACGGCAAAGAGTATCACGGGACAATGGACCACAAGGAGTGTGAGCAGATGCTGAAGGACAAGCCGGACGGTAGCTACCTGGTGCGACGCAGTCCCGGTGCCGACAACTACTACACACTCAGTTTGCGCTTTGGCCAGGCGACCAAGCATTTTAAGATATTTTATTGCCCGGAAAAGGGCCACTATCTGCGGGAGAACTTTAAAAAGTTCGAAACCGTCGAAGAGATGGTTGCCGACGGATTGGTGGACTTTTACATGCGCCTGCATGCTGCCCCGATCCTGAAGGAAATGATGAGTCAGACCAAGAAATGCTACGAACAGAGCCCGTATATGACGCTGCATCGACGCAAGCTGCGCTCGCTGTGCAAACCGACCAAACTGCCGATGGTGCAGGACAGTCTAGAGTCGGCCGACACGGAAATAGCGGACGATCGGGATGGTGGTGCGAAGGGCGCAGACCAGGAGCAGTTTGAAAAGTCGGACACACACGACAACGCTTATCCGGAGTACGAAAAACAGCATGCGTTTAAAACTCACACATTCAAGGGCTTAAATTGGTGCGAGTTTTGTGCTAACTTTTTGTGGGGCTTCACCTCACAGGGTGTGAAATGTGATG ACTGCGGTTTTATGGCGCACTTCAAATGTTCGGAACTGGTACCGGCCAAATGCGTACCGGATCTGAAACGTTTGCGGGGAATATTTGGGGTCGATTTGACCACGCTGGTGACGGCACACAAGTGTCGCATTCCATTCATTGTGAAAAAGTGCGTGGAGGAGGTGGAAAACCACGGCATGTTGCAGGAGGGTATCTACCGGATATCGGGATTTGCGGACGAAATCGAAGCGCTCAAGATGGCACTGGATAAGGATGGCGAGAAGGCGGACGTATCCGCCCAGATGTACAGCAACATCAATGTGATTGCCGGCGTACTGAAGCTGTACCTACGGCTGCTTCCCGTTCCTTTGATAACGTTTCAATCATTCCCCTTGTTTATGGAATCGATGC GAGAGAAATCAATCGGCGAACAAGTGATAGCTTTGCGGAACGCTGTGAAAGCCTTGCCACCCGCCCACCTGCACTGTTTGAAGTACATTCTCGAGCACCTTAATCGCATTGCTTCGCATCACACGATCAACAAGATGAACGAACACAACCTTGCCACCGTGTTTGCCCCGACGCTCATTGCCACGCCCCAGCATATGACCGACCTGTCGCAGGAGATCAGCATGCTGGCAGCTCTAATCAGCCACTGTCATGCAATCTTTTTGTAA
- the LOC120897881 gene encoding uncharacterized protein K02A2.6-like has product MSTNENGASDGASEGESRRSPLIRPSAFTPAQPFASAHDVNAQRLHLQPHRGPAAPSLSISPTPSLHPEGASSQEAGSSPDSAMIYQMLQLMQKQMAQQQQMMSQLMQLHPLPQTSQPQQHSQQQSFVPQQQSFVPQQQPELTMDALASSISEFRYEAESDVTFSAWFSRYDDLFKQDASRLDDAAKVRLLVRKLGTTEHSRYTSFILPRVPRDVSFQDTVSILSSLFGRAESLVSKRYKCMKLTKAQSEDILTFICRVNRSCVDYQFSSMSENQFKCLTLVCGLKDEADSDIRTRLLARIEERSDVTLEDLAAECQRIKSLKVDSAMIGTESRERVLAVHGAGMQSNQRYHRSGTQPANFRKQKSSDSGASAKPSKPCWLCGELHWSRDCKFKSHKCSNCGKIGHREGFCRTSGPIRRQRNFRKHRQVTSRVVTVNICRVNDRRKYVNLTICGQHVSLQLDTGSDITVISRSLWQQLGKPSLVPAEVNARTASGEELQLDGEFETSIEMAGKTREAIIRVTRANILLLGADLIDQFGLSSLPMDSYCKMVSSSGYIKGLQAKFPTVFSGTGLCTKSRIHLQLKEDARPVFLSKKACRLCHD; this is encoded by the coding sequence ATGAGCACCAACGAAAACGGTGCATCAGACGGAGCTAGCGAAGGCGAATCGCGTCGATCACCGTTGATCCGCCCCAGCGCTTTTACACCAGCGCAACCCTTCGCATCAGCGCACGACGTCAATGCACAACGCTTGCATCTACAACCGCACCGAGGACCAGCGGCGCCATCGCTCAGCATATCGCCGACGCCATCGCTGCACCCAGAAGGAGCGTCATCTCAGGAAGCAGGATCGTCCCCAGACAGCGCGATGATCTACCAAATGCTGCAATTAATGCAGAAGCAGATggcccaacagcagcaaatgatGTCGCAATTAATGCAATTGCACCCGCTCCCGCAAACGTCGCAGCCCCAGCAGCATTCGCAGCAGCAGTCTTTCGtcccgcagcagcagtctttcgtcccgcagcagcagcccgagcTTACCATGGATGCTTTGGCGAGCAGCATTTCCGAGTTTCGGTACGAGGCCGAGTCGGACGTTACGTTTTCCGCCTGGTTTTCACGTTACGACGACCTGTTTAAGCAGGACGCCTCCCGACTCGACGACGCGGCGAAAGTTCGTTTACTCGTGCGTAAGCTGGGCACGACAGAGCATTCACGGTATACCAGCTTTATCCTTCCACGAGTTCCGCGCGATGTGAGTTTTCAAGACACAGTCAGCATATTGAGTTCGCTTTTCGGAAGGGCTGAGTCGCTTGTCAGCAAACGATACAAATGCATGAAGCTGACAAAAGCGCAATCCGAAGACATACTCACATTCATCTGCCGCGTGAACCGATCGTGCGTCGACTACCAGTTTTCGTCCATGAGTGAGAATCAGTTTAAGTGTTTGACGCTCGTGTGTGGACTAAAGGATGAGGCTGATTCAGACATCCGCACACGACTTCTCGCACGCATCGAGGAACGAAGTGACGTTACTTTGGAGGATCTTGCAGCAGAGTGCCAGCGGATAAAGAGCCTGAAGGTTGACAGCGCGATGATTGGAACGGAGTCGCGTGAACGAGTCCTTGCAGTGCACGGTGCAGGTATGCAGTCGAACCAGCGGTACCATCGATCGGGCACGCAACCAGCTAATTTCCGGAAGCAGAAATCGAGTGATTCCGGAGCATCGGCGAAACCATCGAAACCCTGCTGGTTATGCGGTGAGCTTCATTGGTCCAGAGACTGCAAGTTCAAATCGCATAAGTGCTCCAATTGTGGAAAAATCGGTCATCGGGAAGGGTTTTGCCGCACATCAGGACCGATAAGACGACAGCGCAACTTTCGAAAGCACCGGCAGGTAACATCACGTGTTGTAACTGTGAATATTTGCAGGGTTAACGACAGACGAAAATACGTCAACCTGACCATATGTGGTCAACACGTGAGCTTGCAGCTGGACACTGGGTCGGACATAACAGTCATCAGTCGCTCGTTGTGGCAACAACTGGGCAAACCATCGTTAGTTCCGGCAGAGGTCAACGCTAGGACAGCATCGGGTGAGGAGCTTCAACTCGACGGTGAATTCGAAACCAGCATTGAAATGGCAGGTAAAACGAGGGAAGCTATCATTCGGGTGACGCgagcaaacattttattgtTGGGTGCTGATCTCATCGATCAATTTGGTCTCAGTTCGCTACCAATGGATAGCTACTGCAAAATGGTATCGTCAAGCGGCTACATCAAGGGTCTCCAAGCTAAATTTCCGACAGTTTTTAGCGGTACGGGGCTATGCACTAAAAGCCGCATCCACTTGCAGTTGAAAGAAGACGCTCGACCCGtgtttttgtccaaaaaggCCTGTCGCTTATGCCATGATTGA
- the LOC120897682 gene encoding neurogenic locus notch homolog protein 3-like isoform X1, translated as MHPVQPLASPARVRWLLALLVFGNVWLAAVGTQRTVYRAGDEIVTITRTKVDPSTATSPVYSYYTYTAPNPQPEVVYYTNAQGITTRQYQSTSGTVVSAGNRRIAYDDGTATEGQGCSRNPCGVGATCQETAGGRPVCSCPAGYSGNPLVQCRRAECLDHSECRGDQACRNGNCVNPCAGVCGVNANCEVRNHVPVCSCPRGRTGDPFSSCRLQDPEELCRPSPCGSNTQCNVVNGVPTCSCLPGYIGSPLSGCRHECESDGECSSNQYCSQFKCANGCNQCGKGATCARVTNHRAVCECPKGYIGSPFTECRPECFGDRDCPAGRPACIYGICKNPCEGACGVNADCNLRGLTPVCSCPRDMTGDPFISCRPFTKEDLCSPNPCGTNAVCTPGYDRSNQERPVCTCPPGYTGNALSSCVRGECQSDAECADHKACIAYQCVDPCSGQCGVGAQCQAKRHLAVCTCPAGTQGDALVSCRTARNYPVARYNKKRNAVP; from the exons ATG CATCCGGTACAGCCGTTGGCGAGTCCTGCCCGGGTCCGGTggctgctggcgctgctggtGTTCGGAAACGTTTGGCTCGCCGCCGTAGGTACGCAACGGACCGTTTATCGGGCGGGCGACGAAATCGTCACGATAACGCGCACGAAAGTCGATCCGTCTACGGCCACCTCTCCCGTCTACTCCTACTACACGTACACGGCTCCGAACCCTCAGCCCGAGGTCGTGTACTACACGAACGCGCAGGGTATCACGACCAGACAGTATCAGTCCACCTCCGGGACGGTGGTGTCAGCCGGAAATCGCCGCATTGCCTACGATGACGGAACTGCGACGGAAG GGCAAGGATGTTCGCGCAATCCGTGCGGGGTAGGCGCCACGTGCCAGGAAACGGCCGGCGGCCGTCCGGTCTGTTCCTGCCCTGCCGGCTACAGCGGCAATCCGCTCGTCCAGTGTCGGCGGGCCGAGTGCCTCGACCATTCGGAATGCCGTGGCGATCAGGCCTGCCGTAACGGGAACTGCGTCAATCCGTGTGCGGGCGTGTGCGGCGTCAATGCCAACTGTGAG GTGCGCAATCACGTGCCCGTGTGCAGCTGTCCCCGGGGCCGTACAGGAGATCCGTTCAGTAGCTGCCGTTTGCAGGACCCGG AGGAGCTGTGCCGTCCGAGCCCTTGCGGATCCAACACTCAATGTAACGTAGTCAATGGTGTACCGACGTGTTCCTGTTTGCCGGGCTATATT GGTTCTCCACTGTCTGGCTGCCGGCACGAGTGCGAATCGGACGGGGAGTGTAGCTCCAACCAGTACTGCAGCCAGTTCAAGTGCGCCAATGGGTGCAACCAGTGCGGCAAGGGTGCGACCTGTGCCCGGGTAACGAACCATCGGGCCGTTTGCGAATGCCCGAAGGGGTACATTGGCAGCCCGTTCACCGAGTGCCGGCCGGAGTGTTTCGGCGATCGCGACTGTCCCGCCGGTCGGCCGGCCTGCATCTACGGCATCTGCAAAAACCCGTGCGAAGGGGCGTGCGGTGTCAATGCGGACTGCAATCTGCGCGGCCTGACGCCGGTGTGCAGCTGCCCGCGCGACATGACCGGCGATCCGTTCATCAGCTGTCGGCCGTTTACGAAGGAAGACCTGTGCAGCCCGAACCCGTGCGGCACGAATGCGGTCTGTACGCCCGGGTATGACCGCAGCAACCAGGAACGGCCCGTGTGCACCTGCCCGCCTGGCTACACTGGCAATGCACTGAGCAGCTGTGTGAGA GGCGAATGCCAAAGTGATGCAGAATGTGCTGATCATAAGGCTTGCATCGCGTACCAGTGTGTCGATCCTTGCAGTGGACAGTGCGGAGTTG GTGCTCAGTGCCAAGCGAAGCGCCATCTTGCCGTCTGTACCTGTCCGGCGGGCACACAGGGCGATGCGCTGGTATCGTGCCGTACGGCCCGCAACTACCCAGTGGCTCGATATAACAAGAAACGAAATGCAGTTCCCTAA
- the LOC120897682 gene encoding neurogenic locus notch homolog protein 1-like isoform X2: MHPVQPLASPARVRWLLALLVFGNVWLAAVGQGCSRNPCGVGATCQETAGGRPVCSCPAGYSGNPLVQCRRAECLDHSECRGDQACRNGNCVNPCAGVCGVNANCEVRNHVPVCSCPRGRTGDPFSSCRLQDPEELCRPSPCGSNTQCNVVNGVPTCSCLPGYIGSPLSGCRHECESDGECSSNQYCSQFKCANGCNQCGKGATCARVTNHRAVCECPKGYIGSPFTECRPECFGDRDCPAGRPACIYGICKNPCEGACGVNADCNLRGLTPVCSCPRDMTGDPFISCRPFTKEDLCSPNPCGTNAVCTPGYDRSNQERPVCTCPPGYTGNALSSCVRGECQSDAECADHKACIAYQCVDPCSGQCGVGAQCQAKRHLAVCTCPAGTQGDALVSCRTARNYPVARYNKKRNAVP; this comes from the exons ATG CATCCGGTACAGCCGTTGGCGAGTCCTGCCCGGGTCCGGTggctgctggcgctgctggtGTTCGGAAACGTTTGGCTCGCCGCCGTAG GGCAAGGATGTTCGCGCAATCCGTGCGGGGTAGGCGCCACGTGCCAGGAAACGGCCGGCGGCCGTCCGGTCTGTTCCTGCCCTGCCGGCTACAGCGGCAATCCGCTCGTCCAGTGTCGGCGGGCCGAGTGCCTCGACCATTCGGAATGCCGTGGCGATCAGGCCTGCCGTAACGGGAACTGCGTCAATCCGTGTGCGGGCGTGTGCGGCGTCAATGCCAACTGTGAG GTGCGCAATCACGTGCCCGTGTGCAGCTGTCCCCGGGGCCGTACAGGAGATCCGTTCAGTAGCTGCCGTTTGCAGGACCCGG AGGAGCTGTGCCGTCCGAGCCCTTGCGGATCCAACACTCAATGTAACGTAGTCAATGGTGTACCGACGTGTTCCTGTTTGCCGGGCTATATT GGTTCTCCACTGTCTGGCTGCCGGCACGAGTGCGAATCGGACGGGGAGTGTAGCTCCAACCAGTACTGCAGCCAGTTCAAGTGCGCCAATGGGTGCAACCAGTGCGGCAAGGGTGCGACCTGTGCCCGGGTAACGAACCATCGGGCCGTTTGCGAATGCCCGAAGGGGTACATTGGCAGCCCGTTCACCGAGTGCCGGCCGGAGTGTTTCGGCGATCGCGACTGTCCCGCCGGTCGGCCGGCCTGCATCTACGGCATCTGCAAAAACCCGTGCGAAGGGGCGTGCGGTGTCAATGCGGACTGCAATCTGCGCGGCCTGACGCCGGTGTGCAGCTGCCCGCGCGACATGACCGGCGATCCGTTCATCAGCTGTCGGCCGTTTACGAAGGAAGACCTGTGCAGCCCGAACCCGTGCGGCACGAATGCGGTCTGTACGCCCGGGTATGACCGCAGCAACCAGGAACGGCCCGTGTGCACCTGCCCGCCTGGCTACACTGGCAATGCACTGAGCAGCTGTGTGAGA GGCGAATGCCAAAGTGATGCAGAATGTGCTGATCATAAGGCTTGCATCGCGTACCAGTGTGTCGATCCTTGCAGTGGACAGTGCGGAGTTG GTGCTCAGTGCCAAGCGAAGCGCCATCTTGCCGTCTGTACCTGTCCGGCGGGCACACAGGGCGATGCGCTGGTATCGTGCCGTACGGCCCGCAACTACCCAGTGGCTCGATATAACAAGAAACGAAATGCAGTTCCCTAA
- the LOC120897685 gene encoding delta-like protein A — protein sequence MFKLAVFGIVLAIISHSDAQCPDNPCGIEASCRLNSAGIPVCSCPFGYLGDPFKECVRPECVSDGDCTEFQGCRKGKCVDPCIYSCGTNAACSTKHHVPVCYCPEGSTGSPFERCDPL from the exons ATG TTTAAATTGGCAGTGTTTGGTATCGTTCTGGCGATTATTAGTCACAGCGATG CTCAATGTCCCGATAATCCGTGCGGAATAGAGGCCTCGTGCCGGTTAAACTCTGCCGGGATTCCGGTATGCTCCTGCCCGTTCGGATACTTGGGCGATCCGTTCAAAGAATGCGTACGGCCAGAGTGCGTGAGCGACGGTGACTGTACCGAGTTCCAGGGCTGCCGCAAAGGAAAATGTGTCGATCCGTGTATTTACAGCTGCGGTACCAATGCGGCATGCTCG ACCAAACATCACGTTCCGGTTTGCTACTGTCCCGAAGGTTCCACCGGCAGTCCATTCGAGCGATGTGATCCGTTGTAG
- the LOC120897684 gene encoding ras-related protein Rab-35, with amino-acid sequence MAREYDHLFKLLIIGDSGVGKSSLLIRFSDNTFSGSYITTIGVDFKIRTVVINGERVKLQIWDTAGQERFRTITNTYYRGTHGVIVVYDVTNGESFGNVKRWLQEIESNCDIVNKVLVGNKNDDPTRKVVTTEDAERFANQMEIKLFETSAKDNLNVEEMFLAITEQVLRHKKQTQKQQQSETNNDTVQLKKGTHKKKNKCC; translated from the exons ATGGCCCGGGAGtatgatcatttgtttaaATTGCTTATTATTGGCGACAGCG GCGTCGGCAAGTCCTCGCTGCTGATTCGTTTCTCGGACAACACATTCTCCGGAAGCTACATTACGACCATCGGCGTGGACTTCAAGATACGCACAGTGGTGATCAATGGTGAGCGGGTGAAGCTGCAAATCTGGGACACGGCCGGGCAGGAACGGTTTAGGACGATCACCAACAC CTACTATCGCGGAACACACGGCGTCATCGTGGTGTATGACGTGACCAATGGCGAATCGTTCGGTAACGTGAAGCGCTGGCTGCAGGAGATCGAATCGAACTGCGATATAGTAAACAAAGTACTAG tTGGCAACAAAAATGACGATCCAACGCGCAAGGTAGTTACCACGGAGGATGCGGAGCGTTTCGCCAACCAGATGGAGATCAAGCTGTTTGAAACATCCGCCAAAGATAATCTAAACGTGGAGGAGATGTTCCTCGCCATCACCGAGCAGGTCCTGAGGCACAAGAAGCAGACGCAAAAGCAGCAACAGTCGGAAACGAACAACGATACGGTACAGCTCAAAAAGGGTAcgcacaaaaagaagaacaagtgTTGCTAA